A window from Lytechinus pictus isolate F3 Inbred chromosome 9, Lp3.0, whole genome shotgun sequence encodes these proteins:
- the LOC129268190 gene encoding protein kinase C and casein kinase substrate in neurons protein 2-like isoform X1: MSTYSQENGFDQTSRSFWEIGQYQRTVKRMENGHKLSNELILLIQERSDIEKKYAKSLKHWSKRWNELIEKGTEYGTTKSAWKAVLTEADRKAELHSEIDQKLNADVMSSIKNWQKENYHKKMMSGFKETFEAEEGFKKAQKPWAKFYTKAQTAKKGYHSSVKAEKTATLQETSANGDSAISPDQVKKLHDKVEKCRQESMRTKDKYEKALDEVTTYNPRYMEDMKGQFDRTQSFERRRLEFFKETLLSVQRVLDLSVNPSFAQVYVDFHNSLQNADAEKDLKWWKNNNGTGMSMNWPVFEEYTDEMHAISSKKSKGNIGGSGGENVAIHTYRSTSEYSNQDYDQGIGDSSLGDETASDSDARKSFKPTPAPRRNGSLPTSSLYPEINSHSSSSSSLPSNR; this comes from the exons ATGTCTACCTACAGTCAAGAGAATGGCTTTGACCAGACAAGCAGAAGCTTCTGGGAGATTGGCCAGTATCAGCGGACGGTCAAACGGATGGAGAATGGTCATAAACTGTCCAATGAATTAATTCTACTCATTCAGGAAAGAAGCGATATCGAGAAAAAGTATGCGAAGAGCCTCAAGCATTGGTCAAAAAGATGGAACGAACTTATAGAAAAAG gAACCGAATATGGTACAACCAAGTCGGCCTGGAAGGCGGTATTGACAGAAGCCGATAGGAAAGCAGAACTCCACAGCGAGATTGACCAAAAACTCAATGCAGATGTCATGTCAAGCATCAAGAACTGGCAGAAAGAAAACTACCATAAGAAAATGATGAGCGGCTTCAAGGAAACGTTTGAAGCAGAAGAAGGATTCAAGAAG GCCCAGAAACCGTGGGCCAAGTTCTACACCAAAGCCCAAACAGCAAAGAAAGGCTACCATTCCTCAGTCAAAGCAGAGAAGACAGCAACGCTACAAGAAACATCAGCAAATGGAGATTCAGCTATATCACCAGACCAA GTAAAGAAACTACACGACAAGGTGGAGAAGTGTCGGCAGGAGAGCATGCGAACCAAAGACAAATACGAGAAGGCACTTGATGAGGTCACGACGTACAACCCCAGATACATGGAAGACATGAAAGGCCAATTCGACAGAACACAAAGCTTCGAGAGGCGGCGACTCGAGTTCTTCAAAGAAACGCTACTGTCAGTCCAAAGAGTACTTGATCTATCTGTTAATCCCAG TTTTGCCCAGGTGTACGTAGACTTCCACAACTCCTTACAGAATGCAGACGCAGAGAAAGATTTGAAATGGTGGAAGAATAATAATGGCACCGGAATGTCAATGAACTGGCCCGTCTTTGAG GAATACACTGATGAGATGCATGCCATTAGCTCAAAGAAGTCCAAAGGCAACATAGGCGGATCGGGAGGGGAGAACGTAGCGATACACACCTACAGATCGACCTCCGAATATTCAAACCAGGATTACGACCAAGGAATAGGCGATAG CTCGTTGGGCGATGAGACCGCGTCAGACAGCGACGCAAGAAAATCGTTCAAACCCACCCCAGCCCCTCGACGAAATGGTTCTTTGCCTACCTCTTCACTTTATCCTGAAATAAATAGTcattcctcctcctcctcctccctcccCTCAAACCGGTGA
- the LOC129268190 gene encoding protein kinase C and casein kinase substrate in neurons protein 2-like isoform X2: MSTYSQENGFDQTSRSFWEIGQYQRTVKRMENGHKLSNELILLIQERSDIEKKYAKSLKHWSKRWNELIEKGTEYGTTKSAWKAVLTEADRKAELHSEIDQKLNADVMSSIKNWQKENYHKKMMSGFKETFEAEEGFKKAQKPWAKFYTKAQTAKKGYHSSVKAEKTATLQETSANGDSAISPDQVKKLHDKVEKCRQESMRTKDKYEKALDEVTTYNPRYMEDMKGQFDRTQSFERRRLEFFKETLLSVQRVLDLSVNPSFAQVYVDFHNSLQNADAEKDLKWWKNNNGTGMSMNWPVFEEYTDEMHAISSKKSKGNIGGSGGENVAIHTYRSTSEYSNQDYDQGIGDSSASPPTSGSSPRLAFKWPHYQGWDEEPQGSQHR, translated from the exons ATGTCTACCTACAGTCAAGAGAATGGCTTTGACCAGACAAGCAGAAGCTTCTGGGAGATTGGCCAGTATCAGCGGACGGTCAAACGGATGGAGAATGGTCATAAACTGTCCAATGAATTAATTCTACTCATTCAGGAAAGAAGCGATATCGAGAAAAAGTATGCGAAGAGCCTCAAGCATTGGTCAAAAAGATGGAACGAACTTATAGAAAAAG gAACCGAATATGGTACAACCAAGTCGGCCTGGAAGGCGGTATTGACAGAAGCCGATAGGAAAGCAGAACTCCACAGCGAGATTGACCAAAAACTCAATGCAGATGTCATGTCAAGCATCAAGAACTGGCAGAAAGAAAACTACCATAAGAAAATGATGAGCGGCTTCAAGGAAACGTTTGAAGCAGAAGAAGGATTCAAGAAG GCCCAGAAACCGTGGGCCAAGTTCTACACCAAAGCCCAAACAGCAAAGAAAGGCTACCATTCCTCAGTCAAAGCAGAGAAGACAGCAACGCTACAAGAAACATCAGCAAATGGAGATTCAGCTATATCACCAGACCAA GTAAAGAAACTACACGACAAGGTGGAGAAGTGTCGGCAGGAGAGCATGCGAACCAAAGACAAATACGAGAAGGCACTTGATGAGGTCACGACGTACAACCCCAGATACATGGAAGACATGAAAGGCCAATTCGACAGAACACAAAGCTTCGAGAGGCGGCGACTCGAGTTCTTCAAAGAAACGCTACTGTCAGTCCAAAGAGTACTTGATCTATCTGTTAATCCCAG TTTTGCCCAGGTGTACGTAGACTTCCACAACTCCTTACAGAATGCAGACGCAGAGAAAGATTTGAAATGGTGGAAGAATAATAATGGCACCGGAATGTCAATGAACTGGCCCGTCTTTGAG GAATACACTGATGAGATGCATGCCATTAGCTCAAAGAAGTCCAAAGGCAACATAGGCGGATCGGGAGGGGAGAACGTAGCGATACACACCTACAGATCGACCTCCGAATATTCAAACCAGGATTACGACCAAGGAATAGGCGATAG TAGTGCTAGCCCGCCCACATCTGGTAGCAGCCCTAGACTGGCTTTCAAGTGGCCCCATTACCAGGGCTGGGACGAAGAACCGCAGGGAAGCCAACATAGGTGA